GCCGGCTCGTCGATCCGGCCGAGGTGGCGCGTGCCTGCGCATACCTGTCGTCGGCCGAATCCGGGCTGATGACCGGATCGGTGATCTGCTTCGACCAGTCGATCTGGGGCGCCTACGACGGCTCGCCGCATCCGGTCGCTCCGCTCTGAGGCTAGGCAGAAAGAAGCAGGTGGAAAGCGGCGCGTCCGGTTTCGCCGGGTTGGCGCCGCTTGTCTTTCTCAATTCCCTGTGCACTTAGTGCCGTCGTCAGGTGCTCGCGAAAGCGGGAGAATCGGGAATCCGGTCGATATTCCGGAACGTGCCCAACGCTGTGACGGGGACGATCGCGTCTAAAAGAGCCTTGAATTGATTCAAGGTTTTACCACTGGATCTTCAATCGATCTGGGAAGGTGGGGCGATCGGTTGAACCGAAGTCAGAAGACCGGCCTGGCGAGATAGACCGAACCCCGCGTGGACGGCGGGAGGTTTTCGCATTGTTGGGGATCGAACGATGCTGACTGAACCGAAGGGCGGCCTTGCGGCTGCCGCTGCCTTTTCGCTGCAAGAGCGGGAGGCCGTCTACCGTGCCATCGAGACACGTCGCGACGTGCGCGATGAATTCCTGCCCGAGCCATTGCCAGATGATCTGATCAGGCGCCTGCTGGCCGCGGCACACAGCGCCCCGTCCGTGGGCTTCATGCAACCCTGGAACTTCGTGCTGGTGCGGGCGGAAGAAACGCGCGAGCGGGTCTGGCAGGCGTTTCGCCGCGCCAATGACGAGGCCGCGCTGATGTTCGAGGCGGAACAGCAGGGAAAGTATCGCGCGTTGAAGCTCGAAGGCATTCGCAAGGCGCCGCTTAGCATCTGCGTCACCTGCGACCGCACGCGCGGCGGCACTGTCGTGCTCGGGCGTACCCACAATCCGCAGATGGACGTCTATTCCACCGTCTGCGCCGTGCAGAACCTCTGGCTTGCGGCGCGCGCCGAAGGGGTGGGTGTCGGCTGGGTCAGCATCTTCCACGAGGCCGAGATCAAGGCGATCCTCGGCATCCCCGACCATATCGAGATCGTCGCCTGGCTCTGCCTCGGCTATGTCGACCGCCTCTATCAGCAGCCGGAACTTGCCGTGAAGGGCTGGCGCCAGCGCCTTCCGCTCGAGGACCTGGTTTTCGAAGAAGGATGGGGATGCAGCAAGGAGAAGGCGTAAGGCCTCGCCCGATCAATTCTGGACCGGCTGATAGGCCGGTCCCTTCGGGTGCTTGAGGTCGATCGCAGTTTCTTCCTGCGGCAGGTAGGTGGGGCCGACGACGCGCACCTTGTTCTTCGACGGATCATAGGGCCGCTCTTCGGCCGGCACCTTGGCGGTCTCGCCCGCCGCTTCCGGCTTCTTCGTCTCGATGACAATGATCGACGATTGGTCGTCGCCGATCTTCGTTCCTGTCGTCTTCGGCGTGGTTGCGGCGGTCTGCGGTATCTGGCAGCCGCACTGGCCGGGCTTGCCGACGGCGCGGGTGCGATAGGCAAAGGCGTTGGGCATTTCGGTATAGGGACGGCCGGTCACGGCCGAGACCATCTTGTCGCTCTCTTCCGTGTTGAGGTCGTGGAAATAGAGCTCCGTCTCAGCCCCAGGGCAGCGGGCCCGGCAGGCCTGTTCATCGCGTGGGAAATCGGCCGGCGTCGCATCCGAAGAGATCGGGAAGAAGGCGCCGTCGCAGGTGCGCACGCACATGGTCCTGAGCGTGCCGCTATAGTAGCGCTCCTGCGGCGCGTAGCCGTCTTCGTCGTGTCCGAGCATCGGGCCGTAGGCGTCGTCCGGCGGCAGGTCGGCAACGATGTTGCGGTGGCTTTCCGGCACGTCCGGTTCGACGCTTGCGAACTCCTCGCGGTCGCCATAGCAACCGTTGATCTCAAGTGCTGCGAGGATGCGGCGCCGGCTGTCGTCGCTGCCGCCGGCGACGATCTGCTCGCGCTCGGATTTCAGCATGCGCAGATTGTCTTCCATCTCGGCAATAAGACCGTTGAGCCCGCTGCAGGTGTCGGGGTCGCCGCCGTCGTAGCCGATGGCGTTGCCACCGCCGCACCCGGCGCGGCGGCGGTCGTTCTTCGCCCGCCGCAGTTCGATGTTCTGCCGTGAGATTGCGCTTGCATAGTCGCGCGCATCGGCATTGCTGGCGACGTAGTCAGGCAGTTGCGCGAGCCGGGCGTTCAGTCGGTCGCAGGCCGTCGATGCCAGTGACGGACCGGCACCGATCAGAACCAAAGGCACAAGGGCCGCAGCGACGTGTTTCAGGCGCGTGAACACGGGGCGTAAGTCTCTTCCTGTTGCCAGGTCGGCGCCAACTTCTGCGGGTGGCTGCCAGCGGCATTCCTGTTTCGCCTTCCATCATAGAGCTTGTCGGTGATCGTGCAACGACAAGCGACGGTTTGCGTTAACAGTGCCGATCGACGGACGCGCTTACGCGGCGCGGGCGGTTTCCAGCGACATCGGGCGGTCGAGAACGGTGCCTTCGATCGCAGCGACCGCTTTCATCCGTGAAAGCAGATCCGGGGTCACTTCCCAGGCAACGGCAACCGCGAAGACCGAGCCGATGCGATGCGGTTCGGCGATGCGCTCGCCCGGGCATCCCATGCGGCGGAACATGCGCTCGAGGAACACGTCCGTCACGGTGACGATATGGCTGATGCCGGAGGCAAGGCCAAGCTCACCGACGCCGCACATGAGTTCGGCAGCCGCGACCGTCACCTGGTTCGAAGCGCGGTCCTGCGAAATCTCCGGCTCGATGCAGAAGCGGCTGGATTCCCAGACCGAGGCGCTACGGATTTCCGGATTGTCGCCGAGCAGGATCGGGAAGGTGTCGTCCAGCATGTTCGGACCGAGCGTCGGGAGCAGCCTCAGCGATCCACGCAGGCGGCCATCCGGGGCGTAGGACAGCACGTAGAGCGGGTTTGCCTGGTCGTAGTTGTCGATTTCCCACTCGCCTTCCGTCTGGACGTCCCATTTCAGGAAGTCGTGGAAGACGCGCTTGCGCAGCCGGAACATGTCGTCGGCCGCCTCTGGCTGTTGTGCGCGGGTCTTTCCGTTCAGGATCCTGATCATCGTTTTCTCCATCCGAGTTTGGGGATGGGGCGATGCTGTCAGGCTCGCGGCGGTTGCGTAACTGTCAGTAGCGACAGTTCAAATGCGCGATATTTGCCACTAGATTTCGAGGGGTTTCCGTGGAGGTGTGTTGTCGGGTGTCAAACGGTGGGGATCAGCGCGTGTCGTACGGCCTGTGCCACGGCCTGGGTGTTGGAAACGACATTCAGCTTGCGCCGCGCATTGGTCATGAAGAAGCGCACGGTGCGCTCGGAAATGCCGAGGATCGTGGCGATCTCCCAATAGCTCTTGCCGGCGGCAGCCCATGTCAGGACCTCGGTCTCGCGACCGGTCAAACGCATCTCGCGTGTCGAAATGCTGCCGGCCATGGCGCCATGCTCCAGCATGGCGGCATGGAAGAGATTGGCGGCAAGCTGGAAATCACGCAGGTGATGGCGGCGATAGGTCGTCCATTCGCCGGCCGACATGTTGACGTTGATCGCAAGCAACGCCATGCGCCCGGCAGGCGAGAGCAACGGCAGGGCGACGCCCTCGGTGGAAATGCCGATTTCCTGGGCCGCCTGGAACAGCGGTTCGCATTCCGGGAAGCGATGCCGCGCCATCGTCCATTCCACCGGCCGCACGCCACCAAGCGCCAGCTTCAGGATCGGATCGATCCGGTGAAGGCTGCGGGCGCGGTAGATCTCGGCGGCATAGGCGCCAAAGGTGTGATGCAGCCGGCAGACCTTGAGCTCGTCCGCATAGGGCTCGGCTTCGAGATAGAGCAGATGGGCAATGCGGAAGGTTCGACGCATCAATGTGAAGAAATGAGCGGGCTCTACGCAGCCGCCGCATTCCAGAATTTCCAGCATGTCGAGGACAGCTTGCTGCTCAGTCATGCCACAACACCGAATCTCGTCCGAGGCTCCAGCATGGTTAGAGGTTCACCTTTTGTCCAGCGCAAACTTTCCCGATTGGTGTGTAATACCAATTGTGCACGCCTTGATTGCGGCTGCCGATCGGCCGCGTGAGGCTGGCTGATTCGCAGGCGATGCGTAAAACCGGCGATGTCGCGCCTGAGGCAGGCGCGACATCCGGATACGGTTTTGCCGGCGCCGGTATGGCGCCCAATTAAAGCGAAGACCGGTGGCGATCTCCGCGTTGCCATCTCAACCCGGATGGCTGGCTTCGACGACCGCCAGAGCTGCCATGTTGACGACGCCGCGCGAGGTGACGGACGGCGACAGGATATGGGCTGGAAGCGCAGAGCCGAGCAGGATCGGGCCGACATGCAGGCTGTCGGTCATGGTCTTGACGACACCGAGCGTGATGTTTGCGGCATCGAGATTGGGGAAGACCAGGAGGTTGGCTTCGCTCGTCAGGCTGCTGTCCGGCATGACGCGCTGGCGCAGCGCTTCCGAGATCGCGGCATCGCCGTGCATTTCGCCGTCGACCTCAAGGTCGGGCGCGAGTTCCCGCACGAGCTGCAGCGCCGTACGCATCTTCGTGGCGCTCTCCGAATCGCGCGAACCGAAGTTCGAATGCGAGACGAGGGCTGCGCGCGGGGTGATGCCGAAGCGGCGGATTTCCTGTGCCGCCATGACCGTCGTCTGGGCGATCTCTTCGGCGCTCGGGCAGTAGCTCACATAGGTGTCGGTGAAGAAGGTCGCGCCGCGCTGCGAGATCAACAGGCTCAAGGCCGAGAAATCGAGCACGCCGTCGCGCTTGCCGATGATCTGCGAGACGTCGCGCAGGTGCTTGCTGTAGCGGCCTTCGACGCCGCAGATCAGCGCATCCGCTTCGCCGCGCTTGACGGCGAGCGCACCGATAACGGTCGTGTTGGTACGCACGATGGTACGGGCGGCTTCGGGGATGACACCGAGGCGTCCGACGAGAGCGAAGTAGTCCTCGACATAGTCACGGTAGCGCGGATCGCCTTCGGGGTTGACCACTTCGAAATCGACATCCGGGCGAATGCGCAGGCCATAGCGGCGCAGGCGCGTCTCGATGATCTGCGGACGGCCGATCAGGATCGGGCGGGCCGTGCCTTCTTCGAGCAGCACCTGGGCGGCGCGCAGCACGCGCTCGTCTTCGCCTTCGGCAAAGATCACGCGGTTCTTCTGGGCGTTCTTGGCGGCGGCAAAGACCGGCTTCATGATGAAGCCCGAGCGGAAGACGAAGCGGTTCAGCTTGTCGAGATAGGCGTCATAGTCCTGGATCGGACGGGTGGCGACGCCGCTTTCCTCGGCGGCCTTGGCAACCGCCGGCGCGATGCGCAGGATCAGGCGCTGGTCGAACGGCGAGGGGATCAGGTAGTCGGGACCGAAGACCGGGGTCTCGCCGGAATAGGCGCGGGCGGCAACGTCAGAGGGCTCTTCGCGCGCAAGGCCGGCGATGGCGCGCACGGCCGCCATCTTCATTTCTTCGTTGATCGTGCTTGCGCCGCAGTCGAGCGCGCCGCGGAAGATATGCGGGAAGCAGAGAACGTTGTTGACCTGGTTCGGGAAGTCCGAGCGGCCGGTGCAGATCATCGCGTCCGGACGGGCCTGGCGGGCGGCCTCCGGCATGATTTCCGGCGTCGGGTTGGCGAGCGCCATGATCAGCGGCTTTTCGGCCATCTGCGCCAGAAGTTCCGGCTTCAGGACGCCGGCGGCCGAGAGGCCGAGGAAGACGTCGGCGCCGCCGATGCTGTCGGCGAGCACACGGTTGCTGCTGTCCTGCTCGTAGACGGACTTCCATTCGTCCATCAGCACCTCGCGGCCCTTGTAGACGAGGCCTTCGAGGTCATGCACCCAGATGTTTTCGCGCTTGGCGCCGAGCGTCACGAGAAGGTTGAGGCAGGCAAGTGCGGCAGCACCTGCGCCCGAGGTAACGATCTTCGCCTTGGCGATGTCCTTGCCCGCAAGCTCGAGGCCGTTGAGGATGGCAGCGGCGACGATGATCGCGGTTCCGTGCTGGTCGTCGTGGAAGACCGGGATCTGCATCTTTTCGCGCAGCTGACGTTCGACTTCGAAACATTCCGGCGCCTTGATGTCTTCGAGGTTGATGCCGCCGAATGTCGGCTCCAGTGCCGAAATCACGTCGACCATGCGCTCGATGCTCGACGCATCGATTTCGATGTCGAAGACGTCGATGCCGGCGAATTTCTTGAAGAGGACCGCCTTGCCTTCCATGACCGGCTTCGACGCCAGCGGGCCGATATTGCCAAGGCCGAGCACGGCCGTGCCGTTGGAAATGACCGCAACCAGGTTGGCGCGGGCGGTAAAATCGGCTGCCTGCTCCGGGTTGTCGCGGATGGCGATGCAAGGGGCGGCAACGCCAGGCGAATAGGCCAGCGCCAGGTCGCGCTGGTTGCCGAGCGGCTTGGTGGGCTGGATTTCGAGCTTTCCCGGGCGGGGATAACGGTGGAAGAAGAGGGCCTGCTGGTCGATGTCGCCGCTGGCCGGACCGGTATGGGATTTCGTCTTGTCGCCCGTATTCATGCTCTCACATTCCTCATTCGTGGTCGTGCCTTTTGGCATGAATTCGAAGCGAGGTACAGTTTTGCAGTGCTGATTTCGGCGGCAGACCGGCAACGCAATGTTGATGTCATCTTCTTGAAACACGAGTCTGGTTTCACGAAGGCACGAAGCGTAACCAGAGACGAGGCTGGCATGATGGCGGCGCAGCAAGACAACTCCGTACGAAAGCTCAGGACGTTGTTCATCTCGGACGTCCATCTCGGCTCCAAGGCGGCCAAGACCGACTATCTGCTCGACTTCCTGCGGCATCATGAAGCGGAGACGATCGTTCTGGTCGGCGACATCGTCGACGGCTGGCGGCTGAAGCGCAGCTGGTACTGGCCGCAGAATTGCAACGACGTGGTGCAGAAGCTCCTGCGAAAGGCGCGCAAGGGCACCCGCATCGTCTATATCCCCGGCAATCACGACGAGTTCCTGCGCGACTTTCCAGGCGTGCATTTCGGCGGCATCGAGGTGGCGCAGCGCTACATGCACGAGGGGGCCGACGGCCGTAAGTACCTCGTGCTGCACGGCGACGAATTCGATGTCGTCGTGCGCAATGCCCGCGTGCTCGCCTATCTCGGCGACTGGGCCTATGACACGGCGATCGCCATCAATATCGGCCTTGCGGCGGTCCGCAGGCGTCTCGGCATGCCCTACTGGTCGTTCTCTTCCTGGGCGAAGCTCCAGGTCAAGCACGCCGTCAACTTCATCGGCGAGTTCCAGAAGGTGGTCGCCGAGGAGGCGCGCCGCCACGATGCGCAGGGCGTGATCTGTGGTCACATCCACCATGCCGTGATCGAGGAGATCGGCGACATCCGCTACATCAACACCGGCGACTGGGTGGAAAGCTGCACGGCGATCGCCGAGCACCACGACGGCACGATGGAACTGATCACCTGGCACCAGATGCGCGGCGGCGCCAGCGAAGGCGAAGCATCCGGCGAAGCGGACAAGCTGCTTGCGCAACTGCTGACCCAGCGCGCGGCCTGATCTTCGCGCCGCGCCGAAAGTCCTGTCGCGAAAACTAGGTTATGGCGAGGCGCGTCCGGCTCGTGCTAGAGAGTGGGCACAGCCATCAGGTCAGACGATGATTCCCTCCCAAGCGCCCGCCTATGTGGGCCCTCCGCCGCGCCATTTTGCGCTTCGCATTGCCTTGCTCTTCTGTGCGCCGCTGATCGTCAACGGCTTCGCGATGCCGTATTTCCCGATGTGGCTGAGCACGCTGTCGATGAGCGACTTCGAGATCGGCGTTGTTCTGGCGCTGCCGATGTTCGTGCGCGTCATCACGGCGCCGATCGCCGGCGTCATCGCCGATCGGCTCGGCGAGCGGGCGATCGTGCTGATCTGGTCCGGGTGCCTGTCGCTTGCGACCGCGCTGGTGCTGTTTTACTTCCGTGAGTTCTGGCCGGTGCTGGTCATCTACACGCTGCAGTCGGCCGTCTATTCGCCCTATGTGCCGATCGTCGAGGCGATCGCTCTGTCTGGCGTGCGGCGCTGGGGCTTCGATTATGCCCATATGCGGCTCTGGGGTTCGGTCGCCTTCATCGGCGCGACGATGCTCGGCGGCTGGATGGTCGGCATTTTCGGCAGCGACATGGTGCTTCCGGCGATGGCGATCGGCTTTGGCCTGACGATCGTCATGGCTTATGCCGCGCCACGGGTCGGCAAGCCGCGGCGGCCGTCGCCGATCACGGCCTTGACCGAGCCGCCGCCGAAGTCGCTCCGGCAGCTCGACCTGCAGCTGTTGCTCATCGGGGTGACGCTGGTCAACGCCAGCCACGCGATGCTCTTTGCCTTCTCGGCGATCTATTGGCAGCACATCGGCTACAGCGGTACCGAGATAGGCCTGCTGTGGAGCGCGGGCGTGGCGGCCGAGGTGACGATGTTCATCTTCGCCAAGGCGATCAGCCGCCGTTTCAGTGTCTGGGTGATGATCCTGTCCGGCTGTTTTCTCGCCGTGGTGCGCTGGATCATCTTCCCGATGGATCTCGGCTTCAGCGGCTATTTCATCCTGCAGTGCTTCCACGCCTTCACCTATGCGATCATGCACACCGGCATGCAGCACAAGCTGGTCGAGCGCGTGGTGGAATCGCAGGAAGCGTCGGCCCAGGGGCTCTACTTCTTCTATACCGGCATCTTCACGGCGATCTTCACGTTCCTGTCCGGCTATTTCTACAACTGGTACGGGGTCAACGGCTTCTATTCCATGTCGGTCGTGGCCTTTGCCGGCTGCTGCTTTGCCGTCACCGCCTGGTATCTTCAGCCCCAGAGGCGAGGCTCCGGCGGGAAGACGAGCGAGGCCTCGTAGCGCAGGCCAGGTTTACGATCTTCGGCAAGCAGCAGCGGTCCGTCGAGATCGACGAAATCCGCGCCCTGGGCCACCAGGATCGCCGGAGCCATCGCAAGCGAACTGCCGACCATGCATCCGACCATGACCTTGAGCCCGAGCGCATCTGCCTGCGCGCGCATGCGCAGCGCCTCGGTCAACCCTCCGGTCTTGTCGAGCTTGATGTTGACCGCATCGTAGCGGCCGACGAGGGCTGCGAGGTCCTCGGTCTTATGCACGCTTTCATCGGCGCAGATCGGAACGGGGCGGGCGATCGTCGCCAGCGCCTCGTCTCGGCCGGCCGGCAGCGGCTGCTCGATCAGGTCGATCCGTTCCTCGGCGCAGAGCGCGAAGTGATAGGCGAGGGTCTCGGGCGCCCAGCCTTCGTTGGCGTCGAGGATGATGCGGCTTTCCGGTGCACCGGCGCGCACCGCACGGATCCGGGCAGCATCATCCGCCGTTCCGACCTTGACCTTGAGGAGCGCGCGGTGGGCGTACTTAGCCGCCTGTTGGCGCATCGCGTCGGGCTCGGCAAGCGAAAGCGTATAAGCCGTGGTCAATGCTTCCGGTGAAGAAACGCCGGCAAGAACATGGGCCGGTTGGCTTTTCTGCTTTGCTTCCAGGTCCCACAGGGCGCAATCGACGGCGTTGCGGGCAGCGCCCGGCTTCATCTCGCGCTGCAGGTCCGCACGGTTGAGCCCGGCCTCGATGCGGGTACGGATGGCCGCGATTTCGGCCAGCACCGTGTCGAGCGTTTCGCCGTAGCGGCCGTAGGGAACGCATTCGCCGGAGCCGGTATGGACGCCGTCGCCTATGCGGCAGGTGACGACGCTTGCCGTCGTCTTGGAGCCGCGCGAGATCGTAAACGTGCCTGCAATCGGGAAATGTTCCACGGTGGCATCGAGGGAAAGTGACATGAAAGCGTCTCCGGCAGGTAAACTGTTGGCCCGGCGTCATAGCGCCGCAACGTTCGGGTGACAGCAAAGGTGCGAGCCGTTATGACGGTGGAAGGATTTACGAATCTTTACACAGTCGTTGCCTCCGGTCGGACGCGCAACGCTCGCGGTAACACTTTAGGTCTGCTGCATGATCTTGTCCTCAAATCTATCGAGATTGGGCAGGTTTTGCAGGGGCAAATCGGGATAACAGAAGACACGTGTCGCAAGCCGCCCGCAAGATGACCGCCGATGTCGCGCTGTCCGAGAGTGGCAGCGGGCGAAGCTATGTCTTCACCGGCGCCTGGCGGCACGAGACCGCCGAGGCGATGGCGGCAAAGCTCGATGGCCTTGCGCGCAACGACGACGGGGCAGCCCAGTTCGATCTGTCCGGCGTGACGGCGATGGATACCGCTGGCGCCTGGATCATCCGCCGCTTCATGACCCGGATCGTCGGCCCGTCGCGCGACAACGTCCATTTCGCCGAGGGCGGGCAGCGCTATGTCGAGTTGATCGACGCCCTGCCGGCGGAGCTGCGTTCTCCGGACAAGGGCGGCGAACGGCTGCCGCTGTTCCAGCGCATCTTCGCCCCGATCGGCGAGGTCATGGCGGCGACGTGGGAAGATATCGTCGCGGCGATGTATATTCTGGGCTCCGCGGTGCGCGGCGCGCAGCTGAAGCTTGGACGGCATAGCGGCGTCTCGCCGGCGGCAATCGTTCACCAGATCGACCGCATGGGCGTGATGGCGGTTCCGATCATCACGCTGATGTCGTTCCTGATCGGCGCCATCATCGCCCAGCAAGGCGCGTTCCAGCTGCGCTATTTCGGCGCCGAAGTCTTCGTCGTCGATCTCGTCGGCATCCTGCAGTTGCGTGAAATCGGCGTGCTCCTGACGGCGATCATGATCGCCGGCCGCTCCGGCAGCGCGATTACCGCCGAAATCGGCTCGATGAAGATGCGCGAAGAGGTGGATGCGCTGAAGGTGATGGGGCTGAGCCCGGTCGGCGTTCTGGTCTTTCCGCGCCTCGTGGCGCTGACCGTCGCGCTGCCGCTCCTGACGATCATCGCAAACTTCGCAGCTTTGGTCGGCGCGGCGCTCGTCGCCTGGGGCTATTCCGGCATCACGATCCCGACCTTCCTTGCCCGCTTGCAGGAAGCCGTCGATTTTTCGTCGGTCGCCGCCGGCATGATCAAGGCGCCGTTCATGGCGCTGATCATCGGCGTCGTGGCCGCCGTCGAGGGCTTGAAGGTGGGCGGCAGCGCGGAGTCGCTCGGCCGCCACGTGACGTCTTCCGTGGTCAAGTCGATCTTCGTCGTGATCCTGATCGACGGGCTGTTCGCCATGTTCTACGCGGCCATTGATTTCTGATGCGGAGAACAGCGTGAACCCAGTCGAAAAGAGGCACGAGGAATACCAGCCGACCGAGGCGAACGAGCGGGAATCGGTGCTTTCCGTTCGCGACCTGACGGTCGGTTTCGGGTCCAACATCGTGCTCGACAAGCTGAACCTCGAGATCTACCGCGGCGAAATCCTCGGCTTCGTCGGAGCGTCGGGCACGGGCAAATCGGTGCTGATGCGCACCGTTCTGAGGCTGCTTGCGAAGCGGTCCGGCAAGATCGAAATCCTCGGCGCGGACTACGACAATATCACCGAGGGCGAGCGCATCGCGCTCGACATGCGGCTTGGCGTTCTGTTCCAGCACGGGGCGCTGTTTTCGGCGCTGACGGTGCGCGAGAACATCCAGGTGCCGATGCGCGAATATCTCGACCTGCCGCAGAGCCTGATGGACGAGCTGGCGCGGGTGAAGATCGAGTTGGTCGGTCTTGCACCGGAGGCGGCGGAAAAGTACCCGTCCGAGCTTTCCGGCGGCATGATCAAGCGCGCGGCACTTGCGCGCGCACTGGCGCTCGATCCGGACCTGGTCTTCCTCGACGAGCCGACTTCGGGGCTCGATCCGATCGGGGCGGCCGAGTTCGACGAGTTGATCGCCAAGCTGCGCGACACGCTGGGATTGACCGTGTATATGGTGACTCACGACCTCGACAGCCTCTTTTCGGTCTGCGACCGGATCGCGGTTCTCGGCAACAAGAAGGTTCTGGTCGAAGGCACGGTTGAAGACATGCTCGCCTGCGACGATCCGTGGGTGCAGTCCTATTTCCGTGGCAAGCGGGCACGATCGATCGTTCGCCACGATCAATGACCGGAGCATCCGGCGTCAGGCGAACGGCCTGAAGCGGGTATGATCCGGAAACAAATGTTGGAGCCTTGCGCGATGCGTTCGTTGGACGCATGGCGCTCCGCTAGGTGCGGTTTTGA
The nucleotide sequence above comes from Ensifer sp. PDNC004. Encoded proteins:
- the dgcA gene encoding N-acetyl-D-Glu racemase DgcA, translated to MSLSLDATVEHFPIAGTFTISRGSKTTASVVTCRIGDGVHTGSGECVPYGRYGETLDTVLAEIAAIRTRIEAGLNRADLQREMKPGAARNAVDCALWDLEAKQKSQPAHVLAGVSSPEALTTAYTLSLAEPDAMRQQAAKYAHRALLKVKVGTADDAARIRAVRAGAPESRIILDANEGWAPETLAYHFALCAEERIDLIEQPLPAGRDEALATIARPVPICADESVHKTEDLAALVGRYDAVNIKLDKTGGLTEALRMRAQADALGLKVMVGCMVGSSLAMAPAILVAQGADFVDLDGPLLLAEDRKPGLRYEASLVFPPEPRLWG
- the bluB gene encoding 5,6-dimethylbenzimidazole synthase; this translates as MLTEPKGGLAAAAAFSLQEREAVYRAIETRRDVRDEFLPEPLPDDLIRRLLAAAHSAPSVGFMQPWNFVLVRAEETRERVWQAFRRANDEAALMFEAEQQGKYRALKLEGIRKAPLSICVTCDRTRGGTVVLGRTHNPQMDVYSTVCAVQNLWLAARAEGVGVGWVSIFHEAEIKAILGIPDHIEIVAWLCLGYVDRLYQQPELAVKGWRQRLPLEDLVFEEGWGCSKEKA
- a CDS encoding UDP-2,3-diacylglucosamine diphosphatase, giving the protein MMAAQQDNSVRKLRTLFISDVHLGSKAAKTDYLLDFLRHHEAETIVLVGDIVDGWRLKRSWYWPQNCNDVVQKLLRKARKGTRIVYIPGNHDEFLRDFPGVHFGGIEVAQRYMHEGADGRKYLVLHGDEFDVVVRNARVLAYLGDWAYDTAIAINIGLAAVRRRLGMPYWSFSSWAKLQVKHAVNFIGEFQKVVAEEARRHDAQGVICGHIHHAVIEEIGDIRYINTGDWVESCTAIAEHHDGTMELITWHQMRGGASEGEASGEADKLLAQLLTQRAA
- a CDS encoding MlaE family lipid ABC transporter permease subunit, with amino-acid sequence MTADVALSESGSGRSYVFTGAWRHETAEAMAAKLDGLARNDDGAAQFDLSGVTAMDTAGAWIIRRFMTRIVGPSRDNVHFAEGGQRYVELIDALPAELRSPDKGGERLPLFQRIFAPIGEVMAATWEDIVAAMYILGSAVRGAQLKLGRHSGVSPAAIVHQIDRMGVMAVPIITLMSFLIGAIIAQQGAFQLRYFGAEVFVVDLVGILQLREIGVLLTAIMIAGRSGSAITAEIGSMKMREEVDALKVMGLSPVGVLVFPRLVALTVALPLLTIIANFAALVGAALVAWGYSGITIPTFLARLQEAVDFSSVAAGMIKAPFMALIIGVVAAVEGLKVGGSAESLGRHVTSSVVKSIFVVILIDGLFAMFYAAIDF
- a CDS encoding MFS transporter; translation: MIPSQAPAYVGPPPRHFALRIALLFCAPLIVNGFAMPYFPMWLSTLSMSDFEIGVVLALPMFVRVITAPIAGVIADRLGERAIVLIWSGCLSLATALVLFYFREFWPVLVIYTLQSAVYSPYVPIVEAIALSGVRRWGFDYAHMRLWGSVAFIGATMLGGWMVGIFGSDMVLPAMAIGFGLTIVMAYAAPRVGKPRRPSPITALTEPPPKSLRQLDLQLLLIGVTLVNASHAMLFAFSAIYWQHIGYSGTEIGLLWSAGVAAEVTMFIFAKAISRRFSVWVMILSGCFLAVVRWIIFPMDLGFSGYFILQCFHAFTYAIMHTGMQHKLVERVVESQEASAQGLYFFYTGIFTAIFTFLSGYFYNWYGVNGFYSMSVVAFAGCCFAVTAWYLQPQRRGSGGKTSEAS
- a CDS encoding DUF2865 domain-containing protein, giving the protein MFTRLKHVAAALVPLVLIGAGPSLASTACDRLNARLAQLPDYVASNADARDYASAISRQNIELRRAKNDRRRAGCGGGNAIGYDGGDPDTCSGLNGLIAEMEDNLRMLKSEREQIVAGGSDDSRRRILAALEINGCYGDREEFASVEPDVPESHRNIVADLPPDDAYGPMLGHDEDGYAPQERYYSGTLRTMCVRTCDGAFFPISSDATPADFPRDEQACRARCPGAETELYFHDLNTEESDKMVSAVTGRPYTEMPNAFAYRTRAVGKPGQCGCQIPQTAATTPKTTGTKIGDDQSSIIVIETKKPEAAGETAKVPAEERPYDPSKNKVRVVGPTYLPQEETAIDLKHPKGPAYQPVQN
- a CDS encoding NADP-dependent malic enzyme, with product MNTGDKTKSHTGPASGDIDQQALFFHRYPRPGKLEIQPTKPLGNQRDLALAYSPGVAAPCIAIRDNPEQAADFTARANLVAVISNGTAVLGLGNIGPLASKPVMEGKAVLFKKFAGIDVFDIEIDASSIERMVDVISALEPTFGGINLEDIKAPECFEVERQLREKMQIPVFHDDQHGTAIIVAAAILNGLELAGKDIAKAKIVTSGAGAAALACLNLLVTLGAKRENIWVHDLEGLVYKGREVLMDEWKSVYEQDSSNRVLADSIGGADVFLGLSAAGVLKPELLAQMAEKPLIMALANPTPEIMPEAARQARPDAMICTGRSDFPNQVNNVLCFPHIFRGALDCGASTINEEMKMAAVRAIAGLAREEPSDVAARAYSGETPVFGPDYLIPSPFDQRLILRIAPAVAKAAEESGVATRPIQDYDAYLDKLNRFVFRSGFIMKPVFAAAKNAQKNRVIFAEGEDERVLRAAQVLLEEGTARPILIGRPQIIETRLRRYGLRIRPDVDFEVVNPEGDPRYRDYVEDYFALVGRLGVIPEAARTIVRTNTTVIGALAVKRGEADALICGVEGRYSKHLRDVSQIIGKRDGVLDFSALSLLISQRGATFFTDTYVSYCPSAEEIAQTTVMAAQEIRRFGITPRAALVSHSNFGSRDSESATKMRTALQLVRELAPDLEVDGEMHGDAAISEALRQRVMPDSSLTSEANLLVFPNLDAANITLGVVKTMTDSLHVGPILLGSALPAHILSPSVTSRGVVNMAALAVVEASHPG
- a CDS encoding acyl-homoserine-lactone synthase, translated to MIRILNGKTRAQQPEAADDMFRLRKRVFHDFLKWDVQTEGEWEIDNYDQANPLYVLSYAPDGRLRGSLRLLPTLGPNMLDDTFPILLGDNPEIRSASVWESSRFCIEPEISQDRASNQVTVAAAELMCGVGELGLASGISHIVTVTDVFLERMFRRMGCPGERIAEPHRIGSVFAVAVAWEVTPDLLSRMKAVAAIEGTVLDRPMSLETARAA
- a CDS encoding LuxR family transcriptional regulator — protein: MTEQQAVLDMLEILECGGCVEPAHFFTLMRRTFRIAHLLYLEAEPYADELKVCRLHHTFGAYAAEIYRARSLHRIDPILKLALGGVRPVEWTMARHRFPECEPLFQAAQEIGISTEGVALPLLSPAGRMALLAINVNMSAGEWTTYRRHHLRDFQLAANLFHAAMLEHGAMAGSISTREMRLTGRETEVLTWAAAGKSYWEIATILGISERTVRFFMTNARRKLNVVSNTQAVAQAVRHALIPTV